A DNA window from Bradyrhizobium sp. CCBAU 53421 contains the following coding sequences:
- a CDS encoding recombinase family protein: MCPPVGLVYRNDRTLGLDPDAQVQNAIRLLFDTFERTESAVQTVHLFREQGLLFPRRLRAGPNKGDLLWAPPNHARILQMLHNPRYAGAFVYGRTRTRHKPDGGSSVVRVARADWQFVMPGMYQGYIDWERFEASQRRLADNARAFGGERRSGPAREGPALLQGRVVCGLCGERMDVRYSQEHSRTVPTYVCQANAVRRAGWTCQTVPGKLVDAAIAALMIELMTPMSPAVTLEIQRELEARAAETDAARRQHVERMRYEGELARRRYMKVDPDNRLVADALEAEWNEKLRIHADAAEDYERCCKQQAAALSAET, translated from the coding sequence ATGTGCCCTCCGGTCGGCTTGGTTTACCGGAATGATCGGACCCTCGGCCTCGATCCTGACGCCCAAGTGCAGAATGCCATCCGTCTCCTGTTCGACACCTTCGAGCGGACCGAAAGTGCCGTGCAGACCGTCCACTTGTTCCGAGAGCAGGGTCTGTTGTTCCCACGTCGATTGCGCGCTGGTCCAAACAAGGGTGACCTCCTGTGGGCGCCGCCGAATCATGCGCGCATCCTGCAGATGCTCCACAATCCACGCTACGCCGGCGCCTTCGTCTATGGTCGCACGCGCACACGGCACAAGCCCGACGGCGGCAGCAGTGTCGTCAGGGTTGCCCGCGCGGACTGGCAGTTCGTCATGCCGGGCATGTACCAAGGCTACATCGACTGGGAACGGTTCGAAGCCAGTCAGCGGCGGCTCGCCGACAATGCTCGCGCCTTCGGCGGCGAACGGCGGTCGGGGCCGGCCCGCGAAGGACCGGCGTTGCTGCAAGGTCGCGTGGTCTGTGGCCTCTGTGGCGAACGCATGGATGTGCGGTACAGCCAAGAGCACAGCCGCACAGTGCCGACCTATGTCTGTCAAGCTAATGCGGTGCGGCGCGCGGGATGGACATGCCAAACGGTTCCCGGGAAGCTCGTCGATGCCGCGATCGCCGCCCTGATGATCGAGCTGATGACACCGATGAGCCCGGCGGTCACTTTGGAGATTCAGCGCGAGCTCGAGGCGCGCGCCGCGGAGACTGACGCAGCGCGTCGCCAGCATGTCGAGCGGATGCGCTATGAAGGCGAGCTCGCACGTCGGCGCTACATGAAGGTCGATCCCGACAACCGCCTCGTCGCCGATGCACTCGAAGCGGAATGGAACGAGAAGCTGCGCATTCATGCCGATGCGGCGGAAGACTACGAGCGCTGTTGCAAACAGCAGGCCGCAGCACTGAGCGCCGAGACCTGA
- a CDS encoding transposase gives MCSSGTTSRWSAGPDGRQDDGDESVVEHWTEREIDKTAFKDARLGQRFGELLKQIGDGMGGSIPFACQNWANTKAAYRFFANERVEEADILSGHFAATRARYDDCTGPILLIQDTTEFSYQRANTSAVGLTKMPIPR, from the coding sequence ATGTGTTCGAGCGGAACGACGTCTCGTTGGTCGGCCGGCCCGGATGGTCGCCAGGATGATGGTGATGAAAGCGTCGTCGAACATTGGACAGAGCGCGAGATCGACAAGACAGCTTTCAAGGATGCCCGTCTTGGTCAGCGATTTGGCGAGCTGTTGAAGCAAATTGGTGACGGCATGGGCGGGAGCATACCGTTCGCGTGCCAGAACTGGGCGAACACGAAGGCGGCCTACCGCTTTTTCGCCAACGAGCGCGTGGAGGAAGCCGACATTCTCAGCGGCCACTTCGCCGCCACACGCGCGCGGTACGATGATTGTACAGGCCCAATTCTCCTCATTCAGGACACGACGGAATTCTCCTACCAACGCGCGAACACGAGCGCTGTCGGCCTGACCAAGATGCCGATTCCGAGATGA
- a CDS encoding porin, with the protein MKLTKSLVFGSVAMFAGGGAEAADLPVKAKAVEYVKVCSLYGPGFYYIPGTDTCLKLGGYLRVHVTANSHSDADPADNGAAAARNRLSNDYIFRSREALTIDTRTATEYGVVRTYFMGWFTWTTGGYTGAGNGSTVYQSIGGVSAPLNANPGAVAAGALGVPYAFIQFAGFTLGKATSQFSTPWGQYPANNVDLPGSGAWDPVNQFSYTADFGQGVTVSFSAQDQVVHDTTNIWNVSAATAAGLATGTYGGGDIGGTRAPDLIASLRVDQAWGLFQASVAAHDNHAAYYGADETSGHPDDKWGWAGQLALSIKNLPTGAGDTINLTGVYANGASRYVFHDYMSTTYARYTGTNLAGAYQSVGLAGISDSVFVAGAGQQLTTTYGFNAGYTHNWNPQWFTQVFGGWGGVRYNGTAKGYICSAFVTGLALSSGIAGCNPDFNYATVGTYTAWTPVKNLTFGAEITYNILDQKYAGGSTVTLPVQSSVAKPGAVYELKDQGALTLLLRAQRNW; encoded by the coding sequence ATGAAGCTGACGAAGAGTCTCGTCTTCGGTTCTGTAGCAATGTTTGCGGGGGGCGGGGCAGAGGCAGCCGATCTTCCGGTAAAGGCGAAGGCGGTGGAGTACGTCAAGGTCTGTTCGCTATATGGCCCCGGATTCTATTATATTCCGGGTACGGACACCTGCCTCAAGCTGGGGGGGTATCTGCGTGTCCACGTCACCGCTAACTCACACAGTGACGCTGATCCTGCCGACAACGGCGCAGCTGCGGCACGAAACCGCCTCAGCAACGACTATATCTTCCGGTCTCGCGAAGCCCTGACCATCGACACTCGCACTGCAACCGAGTACGGCGTCGTCCGCACCTATTTCATGGGTTGGTTCACTTGGACCACTGGGGGCTACACCGGGGCAGGAAACGGCTCGACCGTTTACCAGTCGATTGGTGGCGTTTCAGCGCCGCTCAACGCGAATCCGGGCGCTGTCGCCGCCGGCGCGCTCGGCGTCCCCTACGCCTTCATCCAGTTCGCTGGTTTCACCCTCGGTAAGGCGACCTCGCAGTTCTCCACGCCTTGGGGCCAGTACCCCGCGAACAATGTCGACCTGCCGGGCTCTGGCGCGTGGGATCCTGTAAACCAGTTCAGTTATACTGCTGACTTCGGTCAAGGCGTTACGGTCTCATTCTCGGCTCAGGATCAAGTCGTCCACGACACCACCAATATCTGGAACGTGAGCGCAGCAACGGCGGCGGGCCTCGCCACCGGTACGTACGGTGGCGGCGACATCGGCGGTACGCGGGCCCCGGACCTGATTGCCTCGCTTCGCGTCGACCAGGCTTGGGGCCTCTTCCAGGCATCGGTGGCTGCCCACGACAATCATGCCGCCTACTATGGCGCTGACGAAACGTCGGGACATCCGGACGACAAGTGGGGTTGGGCTGGTCAGTTGGCTTTGTCGATCAAGAACCTCCCGACTGGCGCGGGTGATACGATCAACTTGACAGGCGTGTATGCGAACGGTGCAAGCCGCTATGTTTTCCATGATTATATGTCGACCACCTACGCGAGGTACACTGGTACGAACTTGGCGGGTGCTTACCAGAGCGTCGGGCTCGCCGGTATTTCTGACTCCGTGTTCGTTGCAGGCGCGGGCCAGCAATTAACGACGACATACGGCTTCAACGCCGGCTATACCCACAACTGGAACCCGCAATGGTTTACCCAAGTCTTCGGCGGGTGGGGGGGTGTGCGCTATAACGGCACAGCCAAGGGCTACATCTGCAGTGCGTTCGTCACAGGCCTCGCGCTATCGAGTGGCATCGCCGGCTGTAATCCTGACTTCAACTATGCGACCGTCGGTACATACACCGCCTGGACCCCCGTCAAAAACCTGACCTTCGGGGCGGAAATTACTTACAATATCCTCGATCAGAAGTATGCGGGCGGGAGCACCGTGACGCTGCCGGTGCAGTCGAGTGTTGCAAAGCCGGGTGCTGTGTATGAGCTGAAGGATCAGGGCGCCCTCACGCTGCTGCTCCGCGCTCAGCGCAACTGGTGA
- a CDS encoding MarR family winged helix-turn-helix transcriptional regulator, which translates to MAEKQLDRAVTDFIWNIVEIHAQIEEIHKSWAQMLGITEPQWLILLAVDELDEGRGVSGIAVANKLRIHPAFVTNQTKKLEKMEFLARVTSPDDARFLQISLTQKARSEITNLSMKRQALNSTMFGDLDQDALHYLNKRLTSIAKNSRLASQKLSIGLL; encoded by the coding sequence ATGGCCGAGAAACAACTAGATAGAGCCGTTACTGACTTCATCTGGAACATTGTCGAGATTCACGCCCAGATCGAAGAAATACATAAGAGCTGGGCGCAGATGCTGGGAATCACGGAACCTCAGTGGCTGATTCTGCTGGCCGTCGATGAACTTGACGAAGGTCGCGGAGTCTCAGGAATAGCGGTTGCGAACAAATTACGAATCCACCCCGCCTTCGTCACCAACCAAACAAAGAAACTCGAGAAAATGGAGTTTTTGGCCCGCGTAACGTCGCCCGATGACGCAAGGTTTCTGCAGATCTCGCTGACTCAAAAGGCGCGGTCGGAAATCACAAATCTGTCGATGAAAAGACAGGCTCTCAACTCAACCATGTTTGGCGACCTCGATCAGGACGCACTTCACTACCTCAATAAGCGACTAACCTCGATTGCCAAGAACAGCCGCCTAGCGTCTCAAAAACTGAGCATAGGCTTGTTGTAG
- a CDS encoding acetoacetate decarboxylase family protein: MLPPGFGLVGEPVVTVEFIVMSELAWLAGRGYSMLQVRFPAAYTGERDQVAGHFLSVLWENLADPIISGREELGFAKLWCELPPPRIMGDRVTCTASWLGLADFSEAAPRMPAYPGLGEQRSVGTLHYKYIPQTGEWGKAAVAHACLQPPAGKPIVEKLRVGKGRVNFHSTTWEQMPTQFHIVQALSALPILEQREAWCVESRGASDLSQQCTLA, encoded by the coding sequence TTGCTGCCTCCAGGGTTCGGCTTGGTTGGCGAGCCCGTGGTGACGGTCGAATTTATTGTGATGAGCGAGCTGGCCTGGCTTGCCGGGCGTGGTTACTCGATGCTGCAGGTGCGTTTCCCGGCGGCCTACACCGGGGAGCGCGACCAGGTAGCCGGTCACTTCCTATCGGTCCTTTGGGAAAATCTCGCTGATCCGATCATAAGCGGTCGCGAGGAGCTCGGCTTCGCAAAGCTTTGGTGCGAACTCCCTCCGCCACGAATTATGGGCGATCGGGTGACGTGTACGGCGTCCTGGCTGGGGCTCGCAGACTTTTCCGAAGCCGCGCCTCGAATGCCGGCCTATCCGGGTCTTGGCGAGCAACGCAGCGTTGGCACGCTGCACTACAAGTACATCCCGCAAACCGGAGAGTGGGGCAAAGCCGCCGTCGCACACGCCTGTCTGCAGCCGCCGGCTGGCAAGCCTATCGTCGAAAAACTGCGCGTCGGGAAGGGGCGGGTGAACTTTCATTCCACGACGTGGGAGCAGATGCCCACCCAGTTCCACATCGTTCAGGCCCTCTCGGCGCTGCCGATTCTGGAGCAGCGCGAGGCCTGGTGCGTCGAGAGCCGCGGCGCTTCCGACCTGTCGCAACAATGCACCCTCGCTTGA